In Rhizobium sp. BG4, the genomic stretch CAGACCGCGTGAAAAGGCCCCGACACAGGAAACATGGGGCAATGTCACAAATCAATCAACCGAAAATGAAGAATTAGAATCACTCCTCATATGGCAGCCTGTAGCACTTTTCGATAAACCTTTGTTCCATGAAGATTATTTCTTTTACGCGACGGATTATCCGCGGCCTCGGTCTTTCTGCCGCAGCCCTCCTCAGCCTGGCTGCCGCCGCGCAGGCGGAAATGAGCGACTGGGTCGATAACGAGGGCGGCCGGATGCGGCTGATCGCGCTGCCGCCGGAGCGCGACGGAACGATCCATGGCGGGCTGCAGATCGAGCCGAAACCCGGCTGGATCACCTATTGGCGCGAGCCCGGCAGCAGTGGTATTCCGCCGCAGATCACAGTGGCGCCCGAAAGCGGCGTGGCGCTGAAGGATATCCGCTATCCGGTGCCGAAGCATATCAACGACGGCAAGGTCGACGACATCGGCTACGACGCCCCGGTCGTATTGCCGCTGACCTTCAAGGCGGACGGCGACGGGGCGCCCGGCGCGATCAAGGCCACCGCCTTCATCGGCATCTGCAAGGAGCTCTGCGTGCCCTTCCAGGCGGCCTTCGAGTTGCCGCTTTCGAGCGCCCGGCAATCGCGCCCGGAGGAAGAGGCGTTGCTGGAACAGGCGGAGAAAGCCCTTCCCGAAGAGGCCTCGTCCGGCTTCCAGGTGGTGTCGCACAAGATGTCCGCCGACACGAAGGAGCTGTGGCTGGAGATCGCCCTACCCGGCGGCGGCGACACGGCGCCGCAGGTGATTGTCACCGGGCCGAACGGCTATGTCTTCACCAAGCAGCTGATGAGCAAGCGCGACGGCAAGACCTTCTCGACCTCGGTCGCGATCGGCAAATTGCCGCGCAACTATGCGCTCAAGGGCAAGACCTGGCATGCGCTCGTCATCGACGGCGGCCGCGCCATGGAGACACCGCTTGCCTTTGAGTGACCGGCTCCTATAGTCCCCACCGACCCTGCGGCATCTGCCGCTTCATCATCTCAACGAGGAGAGTTTCATGAGCATCGCAATCGGCGACAAGCTTCCGGCCGCCACCTTCAAGGAAAAGACCGCCGACGGCCCGGTCGAGATCTCGACCGAGCAGCTGTTCAAGGGCAAGCGCGTCGTGCTCTTCGCCGTCCCCGGCGCCTTCACGCCCACCTGCACGCTGAACCACCTGCCGGGCTATCTCGAAAACCGCGACACCATTCTCGGCAAGGGCGTCGATGACATCGCCGTCGTCGCCGTCAACGACTGGCACGTGATGAGCGCCTGGGCACAGCAGTCCGGCGGCGCCGGCAAGATCCACTTCCTGGCCGACTGGGACGCCGGCTTCACCAAGGCGCTCGGCCTCGAAGCCGACCTCTCCGCCGGCGGCCTCGGCGTCCGCTCCAAACGCTACTCGATGCTCGTCGAAGACGGCGTCGTGAAGTCGCTCAACGTCGAGGAAAGCCCGGGCCAGGCAACGGTTTCGGGTGCAGCTGCGATGATCGAGCAGCTTTGAGGATTGGGGCGGCGGACTGAGGTTCGCCGCTTTTGTTTTGGGAGGGTGTGTTTCGAAGACTGCGGCCGGGGCGCGCCTGAGCGGCGGGCGAAACCATACACCGCGCCCGGAGCCCCTCACCCTGCCCTCTCCCCGCTGGGGAGAGGGATGTTGGCGCGAGAGGCAGCCGCGGTGCTCCCTTCTCCCCCGCGGGGAGAAGGTGCCCGAAGGGCGGATGAGGGGGCCGCGAGTACAGGTCTTCCCCATCTCTGTGCTCTTCACAGAGCCGGCCCAACTCCTTGCGCCGAAAAGACTTCTCCCGCCGCGCAGACGCGCGGCGACTGAATTCCTGTGACAAGCACAGGAGTGAGGGAGGAGAGGACCGAGTATCCTAGCTAGCGTTGAGTTTTTAGGCCAGCTATCCGCGCTGCCAACGCAGCACCCAGCTCGTCGTCGCTGACGTCGCCACCGGTCGCGATGGAAGCATCAATGATATCGCGCAGCTTTTTCAGCCGCGCCTCCCGCTGCGCGACGAGGCTCAATCCTGTGGTGACGACCTCTTCAGGTGAGCGATAGCGCCCCCGCGCTACCAATTTCTCGACAAAATCCTCCCACTGCTTTTCGATCGAAACCTTCATGGCGACACTCCCTTGCCCACAGGTTACCGGAAAGTCGTAGGCACCGCATCCACCCCGCTTGCACCCGCCCCGCTTTTGCCATAAACGTTACAACATAACAGTAATGTTATTACATTTTAGAAAGCCTGCAATGCCTCGCCCCCTCCCCAATCTGCTCCGGCAATCCGCCTTTGCGCGCGCCGGTTTCGTGTTGTTGCTGATCTCCTCTCTCTGGCTGGCGATCTATTGGGCGGCGGTGTTGCCGTGAGTGTTCCCCTGATCGAGCTTGAGAATGTCACCGTTACCTATGACCGGCATCCGGCGGTGCATCATGTCTCCGGCAGCATCCGCGAGGGTAGCCTGACGGCGATTGCCGGGCCGAATGGGGCGGGGAAGTCGACGCTTTTGAAGGCGCTGGTGGGGGAGCTGAGACCGGCGGCCGGGATGATCCGGCATCGGCTGGCGCGGCTTGATTTCGGCTATCTGCCGCAGGCGGCCGATATAAACCGGCGGTTTCCGATCTCGGTTCTCGATACCGTGATGCTCGGCGCATGGCGGCAGGCGGGTGCGTTCGGGCGCGTTTCGGAGGCCGAACGGCTGAAGGCGCTGGAGGCGCTTTCGGCGGTCGGGCTCGATGGTTTCGACAATCGGCATATCGGCTCGCTGTCGGCCGGGCAGTTTCAGCGCGTGCTGTTCGCGCGGCTGCTGCTGCAGGATGCCCGGGTGATCCTGCTCGACGAGCCATTTACCGCAATCGATGCGCGCACCACGCGCGACCTTCTCGATATCGTCGCCCGCTGGCATGGCGACGGGCGCACGGTGATTGCCGTGCTGCACGATTTCGAACAGGTGCGGGCGCATTTTCCCGAGACGATGCTGATCGCCCGCGAGCTGATCGGCTGGGGGCCGACATCCGAAGTGATGTCGGCGGCGAACCTGATGACGGCGCGGGCGATGGCCGAGCGCTGGGACGAGGAAGCCGCCATCTGCGAGCCTGCCGCATGACCGCCTACGACATCTTTCTCGCACCCTTCGCCGATTATGGCTTCATGCGCCGGGCGCTCGTCGCCTGCCTCTGCCTCGGGCTCGGATCCGGTCCGATCGGCGTCTTCCTGATGCTGCGGCGGATGAGCCTGATGGGCGATGCGATGAGCCATGCGGTGCTGCCGGGGGCGGCGATCGGCTATCTGGTCGCGGGCTCGCTGTCGCTGACGGCGATGGGGATCGGCGGGCTGGTGGCCGGGCTGTCGGTGGCGTTGCTTTCGGGCGTCGTCAGCCGCATGACCGTGCTGCAGGAGGATGCGAGCTTTGCCAGTTTCTACCTTGCATCATTGGCGCTCGGGGTGCTGATCGTCTCGCTGCGGGGCTCGAATATCGATCTGCTGCATGTGCTGTTCGGCACCATCCTGGCGATCGATACGCCGGCGCTCACCCAGATCGGCACGATCGCCTCGATCACGCTGCTGGCGCTGGCGGTGATCTACCGGCCGCTGGTCACCGAATGTTTCGATCCCGGCTATCTGCGCGCCGTCGGCGGCCGTGGACCGCTTTATCACTTCCTGTTCCTGCTGCTCGTCGTGCTCAATCTGGTGGCCAGCTTCCAGGCGCTCGGCACGCTGATGGCCGTCGGCCTGATGATGCTGCCGGCGGCGATTGCCCAGCTCTGGTCGCGCAGCCTGCCGCAGATGATGGTGATCTCCGTCCTCAGCGCCACGGCGTCCGGCTATCTCGGCCTGATCGCCTCCTACCATCTCGAGCTCGCCTCCGGACCGACGATCATCATGACGGCGGCGAGCCTCTACACGCTTTCGATCCTCTTTGCGCCCTCCGGCATTGCCCGGCGCCTTTTCCCCCGCCCCCATCTCAAGGGCTGAACCCAAGGAGACTGACCATGCTTTCCCGCAGATTACTTCTTTCCGCCGCGCTGCCGGCGCTGCTTGCCGCCTCGGCGATGCCGGCTTCGGCCGAAACGCTGAAGGTCGTCGCCTCCTTCACCGTGCTTGCCGATGTCGTCAAGCAGGTCGGCGGCGATCATGTCAGCGTCACCAGCCTCGTCGGCCCGAACGGCGACCCCCATGAATTCGAGCCCTCGCCCGCCGATGCCAAGCACCTGAAGGCAGCCGAGGTCACCTTCGTCAGCGGCGAAGGCCTGGAAGGCTGGATGGACCGGCTGATCACCGCTTCCGGCTACAAGGGCACGCCGGTCACGGCTTCCGAAGGCATCAACACGCGGACGATGGAAGAGGACGGCAAGACCGTGACCGATCCGCATGTCTGGAACAGCCCGGTCAACGTCAAGGTCTGGGTGGTGAATATCGAGAAGGCGCTTTCGGCTGCCGATCCGGCCGATGCCGCCGCCTTCAAGACGAATGCCGACCGCTACACGAAGACGCTCGACGAACTCGATGCCTATGCGCATTCGAAATTTGACAAAGTCGCCGACGATCGCCGCAAGGTGCTGACCAGCCACGACGCCTTCGGCTATTTCGGCCGCGAGTATCAGGTGAGCTTCCTGGCGCCGCTCGGCGTTTCCACCGAGAGCGAAGCCTCGGCTGCCGACGTCGCCAAGCTGATCGAGCAGATCAAGGCCGAGAACGTGAAGACCTACTTCTTCGAAAACTCGAACGACCCGCGCCTCGTCAAGCAGGTGGCGAAGGCAACCGGCGCAAAGCCCGGCGGCGAGCTCTATGTGGAATCGCTCTCGGACGCCAAGGGACCGGCCCCGACCTATGAGAAGATGTTCCGCTACAATGTCGACCAGATCGCCGCGGCGATGGCAAAGTCGAGCTGAGTACGGATGGCCGCGGAGCGATCCGCGGCCTTTTCCTCAGACGTTGAGGTCGAAGACCAGGAGGCCGCCGAGGCCGCCATCGACGGATTCGACGATCTTCTCGCCGACCGCGACATGTTCAGGATGGATGAGATAGGCGTCACGCGCTTCCGGGCTCTCGAAGGTGACCACGAAGCCTTCGACGAAGCCGCCATGCAAGCCTTCCGGCGAGACGTTCGGGCCATGCTTGATGTCGATGATCCCCGGAATGACCTGCTGCAGCGCAACGACCGAGCCGAACAGTGCCTGCTTCTCTTCGCCGGTCATGGCGGCCTTCAGCCGCAGAAATACGCAATGCAGGATCATATGGTTCCTCCCAGTTTCTGCGCGGCAGCATAGTGGGAATGGCACCGAGGGCAAGCCCGCCAGAAATGGCGGGTCCGGTTTAAATCCCGCATCGCGGGCAAGGTGCCGCACGTTTTCCATCCCCGGATACATTTATTAGCAATAGCTTGTGGATGCGTTTGCGCAGGCGCAAAATGCCGCCCCGATGGGACGGGGGCTCCCATCGTAGGGAGGACCATCATGGATGATATGAACCTCACGACCCTGCAGAAGGGCCATAAAGTCATGCGCGCCGATGCGATCGAGGCCCTTGCGGCGGGATTGCGCGGACGGTTGATCACCAAGGCGGATAGCGACTACGACGAAGCCCGGACGATCTGGAATGCGATGATCGACCGCAAGCCGGGGATGATCGTGCGCTGCGCCGGCGCCAGCGACGTCATCAAGGCTGTCCGCTTCGCCCATGACAATCACCTGCTGCTCGCGGTGCGCGGCGGCGGCCATAACATTGCCGGCAATGCCGTCTGCGAGGGCGGCGTGATGATCGATCTCTCGGCGATGCGGTCCGTCTGGGTCGATCCGGCGACGCGGCGCATGCGGGTGGAGCCCGGTGCCACGCTTGCCGATGTCGATGCGGAAACGCAGGCTTTCGGCATGGTTCTGCCGACCGGCATCAACTCGACGACGGGTATTGCCGGCCTGACGCTCGGCGGCGGCTTCGGCTGGACGACGCGCAAATACGGGCTGACGCTCGACAACCTGATCTCGATGGATGTCGTCACCGCTGACGGCAAGCTGAGACGGGTCAGCGAAAAGGAGGATCCCGATCTCTTCTGGGCGCTGCGCGGTGGCGGCGGCAATTTCGGCGTCGTGACCTCCTTCGAATTCCGCCTGCACGATCTGCCCGGCAATGTGCTCGCGGGCCTCGTCGTTCATGCCTTTGCCGATGCCGAGATGGTGCTGAAGCAGTATCGCGCCGCACTCGAGAAGGCGCCGGACGAGCTGACCTGCTGGGCGGTGATGCGCCAGGCGCCGCCCCTGCCCTTCCTGCCCGCCGAATGGCACGGCAAGGAAGTCCTGGTGCTCGCCATGTGCTATTGCGGCGATCTCGCCGCTGGACAGGCAGCAACGGCGGAGCTTCGCGGGATCGGCAAGCCGATCGCCGATGTCGTGGGGCCGGTGCCCTTCGCCGCCTGGCAGCAGGCCTTCGATCCGCTGCTGACGCCTGGCGCCCGAAACTACTGGAAGAGCCAGGATTTCGCGGCGCTCTCCGATCAGGCGATTGCCGTGCTGCTCGATGCGGTGCGCAAGCTGCCGGGGCCGGAATGCGAAATCTTCGTCGGCCATGTCGGCGGTGCCGCCGGCCGGATCGCCGGCGAGGCGACGGCTTTCCCGCAGCGCAGCTCGCATTTCATCATGAACGTCCATGGGCGCTGGCGCGACAAAGCCATGGATCAGAAAGGGATCGCCTGGGCGCGAGGGCTTTTCGAAGCCACCAAGCCGCATGCGATCGGCACGGCCTATATCAACTTCATGCCCGAGGACGAGGCAGACCGGGTGGAGAAGGCCTATGGGAAGAACTACCGGCGGCTGGCCGAGATCAAGCGGCACTACGACCCGGAAAACCTGTTCCGCATGAACCAGAACGTCAAGCCACTGCCGGAGATGCGGGCGGCAAGCTGACGGCGCGCTGGCTCAGGCGGCTTGCCATGAACAGGCCGGCGGATGCGCTCCGCCGGCCGGCTAACGGGCTTGCGGGAACGGCCAGTCGATGATCCCGCCCGCATAGAGCGCCCACCAGACAAAAACCGGTTGAAAGGCCAGCCGCGGCACATGATAGAGCCAGGCATAGGTACTGGCGTCGACCGCCGACAATCCGTCGATCGCATGCTTGATATTGGCGGGATAGACGCAGACCGCATAGGCGGCGAGCCCAATCCCTGCGGCGGCGCGAAAGGGCGACGAAAGCAGCCCGGCCGCGGCCGCCACCTCGCATGCGCCGGTGATGAAGACAACAGCAGCCGGAAACGGCACCAGAGCCGGCATGATCCTGAGAAACGGACCCGGTAGCAGCATGTGAAGGATGCCGACGGTCAGGTAGATCGCCGACAACACAAGCCGCCACCAAAATCTCGATTCCAGGGATGGTTCAAACCACATCCCAATGTGCACGGCCATTCAATCCTCGCATCGCGCTTCACAGACTTTGATACGAAGGTGATCGGTTTGTGGATGTGTCCGATTGGAACGACGCTGGTGCAAACGCTCAAATCCGGCGCAGGATTTTCTTGCGCAATCTCCATTCAATTAAACCCGCTTAAAGGAAAAAGCCTTACAAATGCGGGGATTGGCGCGTCTGGGTTCATTAGTACTGCATGAATACAACCTGGCAAATACTGATCGGCAATCTTGCCATCGTTGCACTTGTGATCTCGATCTGGGCTCACATCTATTTCCGATTCCGGCTGATGACCGACCTGCAGACGAAGCTTGCCTTCGGCGCGGTGATGGGCGCCGGGACGATGGCTTCGATGATGATGTCGGTGCCGCTCAGCAATGGCGTCTTCATCGACCTGCGCTATTCGCTGGTCGCCATCTCCGCGCTGTTCGGCGGCGCGCCTTCCGCCACTCTGACGATCCCGCTGGCCGTCGCCTTCCGCCTGCAGATGGGTGGCGCCGGCGCGCTTGACGGAATGATCAGCATTGCCTGCGTCGGTGCGGTGTCGCTGACGCTGCGGGTGCTGCAGAAGCGCCGCAAGGCAAGGCTTGCCGATACGTTCATTCTCGGCGCGCTGGTTTCCGTCACGCTGCTGGCGACGATGCTGGTCCTGCCGGCGCAGATCAGCGCCATGGCGTTGCAGCTGGTGGGCGTGCCTGCTGTCGTGCTGAATTTCGGCGCGATCATCGTTGCCGGTGCGCTGCTCCTGCAGTTCGAGCATATGGCACTGGACCGCGATCTCTTGACCGCAGCGCTGACGCAGACGCCGGATTTCCAATATGTGAAGAACCGCGACAGCGTCTTCGTCGTCGTCAACCGCAATGTCGCCGAGCATCATCATTTCACCTCGCCGGAAGCGATGGTGGGCGCCACCGATTTCCACATCGCCACCCAGCGCCGCGCCGAAGTCCTGTTTGCCGAAGAGCAGGCGCTGATGCGCAGCGGCGAAGCGCTGATCAACAAGATCGAGCCGCTGCAGCAGGGCGACAAGGAGCACTGGTTCCGCACCTCGAAAGTGCCGCTGCGCGACCGCGACGGCATCGTCATCGGCCTTGCGGGCGTCACCCGCGACATTACCGAGGAGCGCAGCATCGAGCGCGAGCTGCGCGCGAACCGCAACATGCTCTCGCACGCGATGTCCGGCATGTCCGATGGCTTTGCGATGTACGATCCGAAGGGCGACCTCGTTTACGCCAACCCGCAATATGCGCATCTCTTCCCGCTTTCCGGCGTGGTGCGCGTTGCCGGTTTCAACATTCGCGACATCCTGCGCAAGGCGGTCGAGACGCAGGAGCGCCGCAGCTTCCCCGCCGAGATCGACGAAGAGTGGATCGAGACCGCAGCACGCGACCTGCATCGCGACAAGGACGAGGAAATCGACCTCTATGACGGCCGCTGGCTGAGCCTGCGCACCCGCATGACCGCCGATGGCATGGCGCTCGTCGTCGTCTCCGACGTGACCGCGATGAAGCAGGCCGAGCATTCGCTGCGCGCCGTTGCCGACCGGATGAAGAGCCTTGCCGAGACCGACGGCCTGACCGGCATCGTCAACCGCCGCGCCTTCGACGAGGCCCTCGCATTGGCGCTCGCCCGCAGTGTGCGCGAGCGCACGCCACTCAGCCTGCTGATGATCGATGTCGACCGCTTCAAGGCCTATAACGACACCTACGGGCACCTGGCCGGCGACGAATGCCTGAAGGCTGTCACCGACTGCCTGCGCAAGGCGGCCCGGCGCGATACCGATATCGTCGCCCGCTTCGGCGGCGAGGAATTCGTCGTGCTGATGCCCGAAGCCGACGAGGCGGATGCCTGCCGTGTTGCCGAACAGTTCCGCGATGCGCTGCATGCGCTGAACCTGCCGCATACGGGCAGCGAGTTCGGACGGGTAACGGCGAGTGCCGGCATTGCCGTCAAGCAGAGCCGTGCCCGCGCGACGACGCCTGCCGAGTTCATGCAGCATGCCGACGAGGCGCTTTACGACGCCAAGCGCAATGGCCGCGACCGGATCTCGATCTGGGAATCGCCCGCCAGTGCACGGACGGCAAACGGCTAGGCGATATCCAAGAGCAGAGCGCAGTGATCGGAAACTTCAGGCTCCCTGACGACCTCGAAGCGGGTGACGCTCACGCCCGGTGATACCAGCATGTAATCGGC encodes the following:
- a CDS encoding peroxiredoxin, which gives rise to MSIAIGDKLPAATFKEKTADGPVEISTEQLFKGKRVVLFAVPGAFTPTCTLNHLPGYLENRDTILGKGVDDIAVVAVNDWHVMSAWAQQSGGAGKIHFLADWDAGFTKALGLEADLSAGGLGVRSKRYSMLVEDGVVKSLNVEESPGQATVSGAAAMIEQL
- a CDS encoding Dabb family protein codes for the protein MILHCVFLRLKAAMTGEEKQALFGSVVALQQVIPGIIDIKHGPNVSPEGLHGGFVEGFVVTFESPEARDAYLIHPEHVAVGEKIVESVDGGLGGLLVFDLNV
- a CDS encoding metal ABC transporter permease, translating into MTAYDIFLAPFADYGFMRRALVACLCLGLGSGPIGVFLMLRRMSLMGDAMSHAVLPGAAIGYLVAGSLSLTAMGIGGLVAGLSVALLSGVVSRMTVLQEDASFASFYLASLALGVLIVSLRGSNIDLLHVLFGTILAIDTPALTQIGTIASITLLALAVIYRPLVTECFDPGYLRAVGGRGPLYHFLFLLLVVLNLVASFQALGTLMAVGLMMLPAAIAQLWSRSLPQMMVISVLSATASGYLGLIASYHLELASGPTIIMTAASLYTLSILFAPSGIARRLFPRPHLKG
- a CDS encoding FAD-binding oxidoreductase, whose amino-acid sequence is MDDMNLTTLQKGHKVMRADAIEALAAGLRGRLITKADSDYDEARTIWNAMIDRKPGMIVRCAGASDVIKAVRFAHDNHLLLAVRGGGHNIAGNAVCEGGVMIDLSAMRSVWVDPATRRMRVEPGATLADVDAETQAFGMVLPTGINSTTGIAGLTLGGGFGWTTRKYGLTLDNLISMDVVTADGKLRRVSEKEDPDLFWALRGGGGNFGVVTSFEFRLHDLPGNVLAGLVVHAFADAEMVLKQYRAALEKAPDELTCWAVMRQAPPLPFLPAEWHGKEVLVLAMCYCGDLAAGQAATAELRGIGKPIADVVGPVPFAAWQQAFDPLLTPGARNYWKSQDFAALSDQAIAVLLDAVRKLPGPECEIFVGHVGGAAGRIAGEATAFPQRSSHFIMNVHGRWRDKAMDQKGIAWARGLFEATKPHAIGTAYINFMPEDEADRVEKAYGKNYRRLAEIKRHYDPENLFRMNQNVKPLPEMRAAS
- a CDS encoding diguanylate cyclase, with product MNTTWQILIGNLAIVALVISIWAHIYFRFRLMTDLQTKLAFGAVMGAGTMASMMMSVPLSNGVFIDLRYSLVAISALFGGAPSATLTIPLAVAFRLQMGGAGALDGMISIACVGAVSLTLRVLQKRRKARLADTFILGALVSVTLLATMLVLPAQISAMALQLVGVPAVVLNFGAIIVAGALLLQFEHMALDRDLLTAALTQTPDFQYVKNRDSVFVVVNRNVAEHHHFTSPEAMVGATDFHIATQRRAEVLFAEEQALMRSGEALINKIEPLQQGDKEHWFRTSKVPLRDRDGIVIGLAGVTRDITEERSIERELRANRNMLSHAMSGMSDGFAMYDPKGDLVYANPQYAHLFPLSGVVRVAGFNIRDILRKAVETQERRSFPAEIDEEWIETAARDLHRDKDEEIDLYDGRWLSLRTRMTADGMALVVVSDVTAMKQAEHSLRAVADRMKSLAETDGLTGIVNRRAFDEALALALARSVRERTPLSLLMIDVDRFKAYNDTYGHLAGDECLKAVTDCLRKAARRDTDIVARFGGEEFVVLMPEADEADACRVAEQFRDALHALNLPHTGSEFGRVTASAGIAVKQSRARATTPAEFMQHADEALYDAKRNGRDRISIWESPASARTANG
- a CDS encoding zinc ABC transporter substrate-binding protein — protein: MLSRRLLLSAALPALLAASAMPASAETLKVVASFTVLADVVKQVGGDHVSVTSLVGPNGDPHEFEPSPADAKHLKAAEVTFVSGEGLEGWMDRLITASGYKGTPVTASEGINTRTMEEDGKTVTDPHVWNSPVNVKVWVVNIEKALSAADPADAAAFKTNADRYTKTLDELDAYAHSKFDKVADDRRKVLTSHDAFGYFGREYQVSFLAPLGVSTESEASAADVAKLIEQIKAENVKTYFFENSNDPRLVKQVAKATGAKPGGELYVESLSDAKGPAPTYEKMFRYNVDQIAAAMAKSS
- a CDS encoding protein-disulfide reductase DsbD domain-containing protein, whose product is MKIISFTRRIIRGLGLSAAALLSLAAAAQAEMSDWVDNEGGRMRLIALPPERDGTIHGGLQIEPKPGWITYWREPGSSGIPPQITVAPESGVALKDIRYPVPKHINDGKVDDIGYDAPVVLPLTFKADGDGAPGAIKATAFIGICKELCVPFQAAFELPLSSARQSRPEEEALLEQAEKALPEEASSGFQVVSHKMSADTKELWLEIALPGGGDTAPQVIVTGPNGYVFTKQLMSKRDGKTFSTSVAIGKLPRNYALKGKTWHALVIDGGRAMETPLAFE
- a CDS encoding ABC transporter ATP-binding protein, with amino-acid sequence MSVPLIELENVTVTYDRHPAVHHVSGSIREGSLTAIAGPNGAGKSTLLKALVGELRPAAGMIRHRLARLDFGYLPQAADINRRFPISVLDTVMLGAWRQAGAFGRVSEAERLKALEALSAVGLDGFDNRHIGSLSAGQFQRVLFARLLLQDARVILLDEPFTAIDARTTRDLLDIVARWHGDGRTVIAVLHDFEQVRAHFPETMLIARELIGWGPTSEVMSAANLMTARAMAERWDEEAAICEPAA
- a CDS encoding type II toxin-antitoxin system ParD family antitoxin; its protein translation is MKVSIEKQWEDFVEKLVARGRYRSPEEVVTTGLSLVAQREARLKKLRDIIDASIATGGDVSDDELGAALAARIAGLKTQR